In the Hordeum vulgare subsp. vulgare chromosome 7H, MorexV3_pseudomolecules_assembly, whole genome shotgun sequence genome, one interval contains:
- the LOC123408347 gene encoding BTB/POZ and MATH domain-containing protein 1-like — MVVDSIFADFILDPKSDVYLSQTLGAGEHVLRIGCHPRGTGHSADGDLSVALRLQSKSRSVKAEFEAFLTGGDDGEPPLKAKRSTFTREKAPDDDDVGVDVHGWFHFRRGDVDSLFAAHGAATLVCGAVLVRGDDPVPVPASDIGDHLRRLLDRADGSDVSFSVAGETFRAHRAVLAARSPVFRAELFGSMAEAAMPCITLRDIEPSTFRVLLRFMYTDGLPTEEELPSSSETTELFQRVLAAADRYDLGRLKLLCAQRLWQRVSVETVATTLGYAEMHSCPELKKRCLDFFMADKNFKKVVVTDGYLWLIQRFPSIIYDIRARVHET; from the coding sequence ATGGTGGTGGACTCCATTTTCGCAGACTTCATACTCGACCCGAAAAGCGACGTCTATCTCTCACAAACCCTCGGCGCAGGGGAGCACGTCCTGCGCATAGGATGCCACCCGCGCGGGACTGGGCACAGCGCCGAcggcgacctctccgtcgccctgCGGCTGCAGAGCAAATCCAGGAGCGTCAAGGCCGAATTCGAGGCCTTCCTGACGGGCGGAGACGACGGCGAACCACCGCTCAAAGCGAAGAGGTCAACGTTTACGCGGGAGAAGGCCCCCGATGACGACGATGTCGGCGTCGACGTCCATGGCTGGTTCCATTTCAGGCGGGGCGACGTGGACTCGCTTTTTGCGGCGCACGGCGCGGCCACGCTGGTGTGTGGGGCCGTGCTGGTGCGCGGGGACGACCCCGTCCCCGTCCCGGCGTCCGACATAGGCGACCACCTCCGGCGCCTGCTCGACCGCGCCGACGGCTCGGACGTCTCCTTCTCGGTCGCCGGCGAGACGTTCCGCGCGCACCGGGCCGTCCTCGCCGCCCGCTCGCCTGTGTTCAGGGCGGAGCTCTTCGGGTCCATGGCGGAGGCCGCGATGCCATGCATCACCCTGCGCGACATCGAGCCGTCAACGTTCAGAGTTCTGCTTCGATTCATGTACACGGACGGACTGCCAACGGAAGAGGAGCTGCCAAGCTCTTCGGAGACAACCGAGCTGTTCCAGCGTGTGCTTGCGGCGGCTGACCGGTACGATTTGGGTAGACTGAAGCTCCTCTGCGCCCAGAGGTTGTGGCAGAGAGTGTCGGTGGAGACGGTCGCTACCACTTTGGGTTACGCTGAAATGCACAGCTGCCCGGAGCTCAAGAAGAGGTGCCTCGACTTCTTCATGGCGgacaagaacttcaagaaggtggTGGTGACCGACGGCTACCTCTGGCTGATCCAACGCTTCCCCTCAATTATTTATGATATAAGAGCACGGGTTCATGAGACTTGA